In one window of Candidatus Caccoplasma merdavium DNA:
- a CDS encoding DUF177 domain-containing protein yields the protein MGKTDKYTIALKSLSEGTHTYEYALGEDFFAETDSHEIDKGEVNVGLTLKRTGDTFELHFAIKGHIIIPCDRCLDDMELPVETENTLYVKFGESYSEEDENLIVVPESEGTINLAWYLYECIALTIPLKHTHPEGMCNPEMENLLKVHSATVSEQDDEAPIDPRWNALKGLKGNK from the coding sequence GTGGGAAAGACCGACAAATACACGATTGCATTAAAAAGCCTGAGTGAGGGAACACACACCTACGAATATGCCCTCGGCGAAGACTTCTTTGCAGAAACCGACTCTCACGAGATAGACAAAGGAGAGGTAAATGTCGGGCTTACGTTGAAGCGCACCGGCGACACGTTCGAGCTGCACTTCGCCATCAAAGGGCACATCATCATTCCGTGCGACCGATGTCTCGACGACATGGAGTTGCCGGTAGAGACCGAAAATACCCTTTATGTGAAATTCGGGGAATCGTACAGCGAAGAGGACGAAAACCTCATCGTGGTACCCGAAAGCGAAGGCACTATCAACCTGGCGTGGTATCTCTATGAATGTATCGCCCTCACCATTCCGTTGAAACACACGCACCCCGAAGGCATGTGCAATCCCGAAATGGAAAACCTGTTAAAGGTTCACAGCGCAACCGTCTCGGAGCAAGACGACGAGGCACCCATAGACCCGCGATGGAACGCATTGAAAGGACTAAAAGGAAACAAATAA